Proteins encoded within one genomic window of Pygocentrus nattereri isolate fPygNat1 chromosome 7, fPygNat1.pri, whole genome shotgun sequence:
- the LOC108413636 gene encoding phospholipase A1 member A-like has product MIVPGKRPATVQPSWVRTMAQELLARGQENVLAVDWLILPDMKLTEAAEQIGKKLSQIIQRLLIIGSAPDMFHLIGFGVGAHIAGTAGYNLDGTIGRITGLDPFASVFSEANNSVYLDYKDGQYVDVIHSNFNSTEPMPALGFSSPLGHVDFYIGTGFQLPGCARGLFNREKYLLCSHHRAHQIYTSSIRASCHHLAFPCQSVADFQQAKCTLCSSPGLNSCPEMGYDITWLPSSRPLAFQPMAAFLTITSAPPYCVTPLLLELNLGGILSVEAKLYIQLIGNAVKTSTMLVSGHHMTEFVANKVYQFMISADSDGDFHTLSLEFSTQRLLYLEMRKRRISIHHLLLSYLPKGRRIAYRAWNITAVENQRVEVVLEKIWV; this is encoded by the exons CCAGGAGCTGCTAGCTAGAGGCCAAGAGAATGTACTTGCTGTGGACTGGCTCATCCTACCTGACATGAAACTGACCGAAGCAGCTGAGCAGATCGGGAAAAAGTTATCTCAAATCATCCAGCGACTCCTG ATTATAGGGTCAGCCCCAGATATGTTTCATTTAATTGGCTTTGGAGTTGGAGCACACATTGCAGGCACAGCTGGCTACAACCTGGATGGAACTATTGGAAGGATAACAG GCCTCGATCCTTTTGCATCTGTGTTCTCAGAAGCAAACAATTCCGTCTATCTAGATTACAAAGATGGACAGTATGTCGATGTGATCCATAGTAACTTCAACT CTACTGAGCCTATGCCTGCCCTTGGTTTCTCCAGCCCTCTTGGCCATGTTGATTTCTACATTGGCACTGGATTTCAGTTACCTGGCTGTGCCAGAGGTCTCTTTAACA GGGAAAAATACCTGCTGTGCAGCCATCATCGTGCTCACCAGATTTATACCAGCTCCATCCGGGCATCCTGTCATCATTTAGCCTTCCCCTGCCAGTCAGTAGCAGATTTCCAGCAAGCAAAGTGTACACTCTGCTCTTCGCCTGGTCTTAATTCCTGCCCAGAAATGG gctaTGACATCACTTGGCTGCCTTCCAGTCGTCCACTTGCATTTCAACCCATGGCTGCATTCTTGACCATTACATCTGCTCCCCCTTACTGCG TCACTCCTCTCTTGTTGGAGCTGAATCTTGGAGGGATTCTCTCAGTAGAGGCCAAGCTCTACATCCAGCTTATAGGGAATGCTGTCAAGACATCAACCATGTTGGTGTCAGG GCATCATATGACAGAGTTTGTTGCAAACAAGGTCTATCAGTTCATGATATCAGCAGACAGTGATGGTGATTTTCATACCCTTTCACTCGAGTTCAGCACTCAGAGGTTGCTTTACCTCGAGATGAGAAAAAGGAGGATTTCAATTCATCATCTTTTGCTGTCCTACCTGCCCAAAGGCAGAAG GATTGCTTACCGAGCATGGAATATAACAGCAGTAGAAAACCAAAGAGTTGAAGTGGTCCTAGAGAAGATTTGGGTGTAG